ACCACTCGAAGACTTCACCATGGACTGGTTCATTTACACCTTTTCGTATGTGAAGCAGCAGCGGAAcgggaggaaaaagaaaacaaaaagcgtCACTGTCGCACCTTCGAGCTATGGCGTTTAACGGTTGGATTTGGTATGGCAGAAGGTTTTCCATGGTTTTTCATAAGAATACCTCAAGGAGCCGTTCGAAGCGCTGTCTGCAGAACCTTCGAAAGGTCAGGTGGCGATGCTGGACAAGCTTGGTGTCGTCTAAACGATCCTAAACGCGTTTATCACACATACTACGAGTGGGTTTCCCCCCGTCACGTACAGCCGCAGCCGGAGAGATATGATCCGTGTCGGAAACGTCTACCACGCCCTGGTGTAGACAGAGTTCACGCACGTTAGAGTGTGTTTCGAGGTTTTATGTTGCTCTGTTTTAGTGAAGCTAGTATGACATGGATATTTTTATGATTGCTACACCAGCGATACACATTTTTCACATAAATCGCGCTTCTTACTGTTAATAAACATATTTGCTAAGCTTAAGGTTCGACAAATCAGCCCCATGGAGAACATAAATTCTACAATACTTTATCGGTTTTTATGAAGCTTTCATacattgtatttttattaattcttgAAGAACAGCCAAATAGCTCCCTAGGCATTGATTGAATATTACTAAATGGTATAAACCAAATAATGAAGGTACAAAGAGTTGTAgtatttatgttaaaaaaaagtctaAGGAGTACTGTATTGAAGgcttttttaaactttttattaaaaaataattatttagcATTTACTACCGTTAAGCAAGATGCTTTCTGcgtgtttcatattttaagaTATGCTAGACATAAAAATTTATAGCGTAATAAAATGAGCATATCCGGAATCAGATCTAACTTAATAAACCAGATTTTCCCCTTCTGCAGGCGAAACATTGCCAAATGACATCACATAGGATGCAATAAATTATCGCCCTTCCGACGATCGAGCCTGATCAAAAGCTAATCACCCTCAGTGTGTCAGCGTACCGTGCATGATCACTGCCAGCAAAGGGCCGGTTTGCCAAGACAGTTTGACCCTGTACTCATGAAGATCATGAATGCTATCCACAACCTCTAATGCACACCCAAGCAAAGGCAGGTGGAGGATCCCGGTAGAGGATGGGCTGGAGTTGATGAAGTATTGTCTCAATTACCTTCCCTTTGCATTGTACTCGCTTATTGGCAGCTAATAACATCAGCCGCCAGGTTTGACCCGATCGCAACAGAAAGAGACTGTGCGTGGTTAAACGCACACGCGTACCCCCGCACACACGCGAAACTTGTCAGCTAGTCATGTGCATCGAACTAGCTGCAACCGAAACACGGTGCAATGATCGGCTGTGCGTTTCTAGCGCACGAACGAAAAGTGTCCCGCAATAAGTCCTACGAACTCACTCTACTTCTTTCGCACTCACGACGTCGGACCGCGCCTGGTGGATGgcgaaaaatgcaaaaaaaaaaaattctttctcGAGGACCACGAGATCGCTCTCGTTCGGCAAGAAAACGGTTTCGGCTTCGCCTAGCGTTTGGAGCTAAATGCATTTCGATATAAAAACCTGCCGATACCTTCAAAATCGTATCACAATCACTTCATTCGTCTAGCAAGAACATAGCAGCAGCTAGCAACATCTAAAATGGCATTCAAAGTAAGTGTCACTGGAAGGATTATCGAACAGAGCACGCGCGACACGTGGTCACGTGAAAAGGATTTTTGTGAAACACTCCCCTGTTATGCGATTCTTTTCTAGTTCGCCGTCTTCGCCGCCATCGTGGCCGTCGCCAACGCCGTTGCCATCGGCTACCCAGCCCCGTTGGGAGCTTACCACGCTCCTCTGGGAGCTTACCCAGCTGTGGCCAAGGTCGCTGCCCCGGTTGTTGCTAAGGTCGCCGATGACTACGACCCCAACCCACAGTACAGCTACAGCTACCACATTGCCGTAAGTAGTTGAGCTGATTCTGGATGTAGTAAGACCACACGTAAAGGCGCTTCTTACCGCTTACAGGATGCTCTGACCGGTGACAACAAGGAACAGCAGGAATCCCGCTCGGGAGATGTTGTGACTGGATCGTACTCGCTGGTCGAACCCGATGGCACCCGTCGCGTCGTTGAGTACACGGCCGACCCCGTCAACGGATTCAACGCCGTCGTCCACCGTGAGCCTCTGGCCGTCAAGGCTGTGGCCCCAGTTGCCAAGTTCGCTGCCCCGCTGGCTTACCCCGCCGTCGCTAAGGTTGCCGCCCCGTACGCCCCGTACGGTGGATACCCAGCCTACGGAAAGGCCATCCTTGGTTAAGAACAGTGCTTCATCCCTAGACATTATCGAGAAACGCTTCCTACGTCCCGTGCCGAATGCTCGTGCTATTTCAAGTCATTAGTTAACGTCTTCCCTATATTTATTTACCATACTTTATTTCTTCCTTGTTCTTTACTCTTGCTCTTTACACACCCTCTATTAGCTATACTCTACTAGCgagtttatttttccaacattttcaatcaataCCTTTCCTtctgaaagttttttttgtatatatgAAAACGGCATTTGCCAATGCTGCTGCTATAGACGAAAGTAAAATTAGTTCGTTTGATAGACATGTGATTTGACTGCGTGACTTAGCTATtgttactgttgctgttggtgagAAAGTTCAGCTCAGAGGctgcagaaaataaaaaaacgcaaattCTACAAAAGAAATTATGAccattgtttattattttccaacttTCTTTTTGATCCTATTCCTTTGGTGTTATAGGATaccattttaccattttcgcAATTATTCAAGTTTTTGAATGTCCTCATAATTTCCACAAAGTAAATAATTGTTCAATACGATTGGAATCACCATATGGTTTAGAGATAGCTGTGCCGTTATTCAGATGATAATTCTGGTATCAAATCCGATCAAATCTCGGTTTTCCGTACGAAAGATTATAGACCATGGGTACACATGATAACAAGGAAATCCAAAAAAGAGCAGCTCAAATTCTCCAGAGATTGTagtgaaatagaaaaaaattaaggCAATTAGAAATctggaaattattattatcaaatCATATCCTTCCTGGTTTGATGTAAGCAAAATTGTTATGCGTAAAAACGCGAAGTTTGGACAAACTTCCCATTTATTGCTGTTCAGAGCAGAGTAATCCTTCTAAACGCCGGAGCAATTTTGTTGATTAGGAGAAAACCccatattatttgttttaaatgtttgctaTTAATGTTGTCACTATATGTGTTTCATTTGGGTTTCAAACTACGCGCATAATTATTTCCTATTTTAGGATTTACCATTTACCATTTACCATTTAATAAGGATTTATAATAAGTTTACCAGCAAATAAGTAAATGCATAGTTTTATATAAAACTACCCTACTTAGAAACTGCCGGTTCTGAATGGATAAATCAActagaaaatattaaataattttttatgtgttgttaaatgttaaatgtttaataatataGTTTggttaataataaaacatgttaaatgtttaataatatagtttggtggaaattgtaattgtaataaattctCAACGATTTGATCAAGGGCCAGTCAAGTCGATCGGCCAATCttctatttatttacttatgtTTAACGAATGGTAATTTAGTATTGAGCGTCACCTTGAATTTACTTGACAATTTAGAATAAACTACTAATTTAGTATTCTTTGACATATGGTTTGTTGGTTAattagtaaataaaaacaagcgaaTCGTTCACTACATTACTACTCAAGGAATTAATGAGAACCTAGGTACCAAAAAAACTAgaacaaatgtaaaatataatccccaatacaaatacaaataaaatgtaagaaacttttcacaaaaataaacttctaagtacaaataaataaaacacatataAACGGGCTAATCCAAACTTGCTAAAGAATTTTCTAAAATTTAGCGGCATGTTCAATTcactataaaaaaatactatacAACTACAACGATAACTGcgcattttaaaacataatttacgaATGCGTCAACATAAATGTTATCATTTCAAAAATCGGTTATATCTCCCTATACGAACAGGATAAAATAGGTTAGATGAAGTTAGATTTTGTGTGTACCAACCAATAATCAGTTATTCACAGTTATCACATAATCCTATACAAGCATATCAACACTAAACTTTCACGAGCATACAAAAATTTCCACGCTTCGATTTTCCCCTTCATTCTAATACACTTACACACATTATGtcgaaaacgaaacaagttCTTTTTGTACGTCGCTCTGGAGCTACTTTTACGACCGATGTGTACCCCAACCTTTGAAGGGTTGACTAACGCTGAGTTGAGCGTTGGAAAGTTGCAGGCCACATTTTGATATAAAAACCAGCTGATTCCTTCGAAACGGTATCACAACCACTTCGCTCGTCTAGCAAGAACATAGCAGCAGCCTAACAGTAGTTAAATACCTAAAATGGCATTCAAAGTAAGTGTCCCCGTGAGGATTATCGAAAAGAGCACATGTACCATGTGGTCACGTGAATGGAAATTCACCGAGACACTCCCTTTTTGCGTAACTCTCCAACAGATCGCCGTCTTCGCAGCCATCGTAGCCGTCGCTAGCGCCGTCGGCATCCACCCACCCTCGCTGGGAGCTTACCACGCACCTTTGGGAGCTTACCACGCACCTCTGGGAGGTTACCACGCACCTCTGGGAGCTTACCACGCACCGCTGGGAGGTTACCACGCACCGTTGGGAGGTTACCACGCGCCTTTGGGAGCGTATCACGCTCCTCTGGGAGCTTACCCAGCTGTGGCCAAGGTTGCCGCTCCGTTGGCCGATTACGACGCCAACCCTCATTACAGCTACAGCTATGCCGTTGCGGTAAGTTTCACGAGCTCAATTACGATCCGACAACATTTGACACCCACTTTGTGTTTCAGGATGCCGTGACCGGTGACAACAAGAACCAGCAGGAATCTCGCACGGGAGATGTTGTGACTGGATCGTACTCGCTGGTCGAACCCGATGGCACCCGTCGTGTCGTTGAGTACAATGCTGACCCTGTCAACGGATTCAACGCCGTCGTCCACCGTGAGCCTCTGGCCGTCAAGGCTGTGGCCCCAGTTGCCAAGATCGCTGCCCCGCTGGCTTACCCCGCCGTCGCTAAGGTTGCCGCCCCGTACGCCCCGTACGGTGGATACCCAGCCTACGGAAAGGCCATCCTTGGTTAAGCACAACACCCATCATCCCTAGACGCGAATTCGATTCCATTTTCCAGTACCTAATGCTCATTCTTCATCTTGAAGTCGTTAGCGCACATCGcctttaatttattgctcaTTCCTTCATTTCTATCCCAACGCTATTCTACTTTCTACGATCTATTTGAACAACTGTGTACATATGAATACAGCCTGTGCTGCCAAACAAACGAACTGGAAATAGTTTCGTTTTACAAACTTTGACTGTGTGACAAGATGTGTGGAACTATTGTTGCCGTGGTGTTAATACGAGTGATCAACCAAATGAAGGTtaactaaaataaaagcaaattcTACAAAAGAAATTCATCATCTGTTTCCATTCAAGCCCATATTCCGAACCACTATCGCTAAATATTTCAACGGTTCTATTAAATAGTTATTTACTAGCTTGATTTACTCAGTAAGATAATGGTAAGCGATCAGTATTGGATCTTCTTGTATAGACGATCGACTAAGACAAGCAGGTTGTATAATGACAACTGCTTCTTCTTAACTATTGACTCTTATATCAGTAGTTGAATAGTATAAGAACTGTACTCCACATTGCACTCGAACTTTGGTGGTTCGAAACTTTCCGAAATGTCTTAGATAACATAGCTATCTAAACGGGAATATTGTATTTGACCGTTTCTTGACTATCATATTCTTCATTGTTAATCTTTAAAATTCTTTCTGGTTtcaaattattggaaaaaGCGATAGTGtaaattttccacaatttcCGATTAGTTTGTAATATATTATACTATTATAATGTAATCTATTATACTTGACTGACTACAACTTCATAGAATGTATAAACTGCGGAGACGTACCAAAACCTAGTTCCACTCCCACGCCATGTTTTCAAAGAAGTTTCATGTGTGATTACATGAGCAGTTCTGCAAAAGGAAATGTTCTTCAAGTCGCCTGAGCTGCTCATCGGGTAGGTACGAAATGTCTTTCGGAGATTGCAGCTTTCATCAACAAGCAGGCGAAGGACAATGTTGGTAGAGCTACATGACGTTGGTTGGCCGTCCCGTTGGTATATGTGCTAGCAGTAGAACTCTAATAGAAGAACCCAGCCAGACCATTCCCATAATATcaaagactgactatccggatACATGGTAAAAATAAGACTTAGTAAGACAGAAATGACAGACCTAGCAGATAGTTACCCCCATAAAACAAAGAACCCATTATGCTAAAAAGGTCGTCTAACCCTCCAAATGTCCCTCAGTACTGACAGAACATTCGAACAGAGGATCTATTTCGATAATTTTGCAACCATAACGAACGATCAGCTGATCACCATCGTCACAAAAATGGCGAAGAACCTGCTGACATACATCTTTATATCGGCCCATTGCCCGTTGGAAACTAACGCGAGGACACAACACGAAACACAAGAGTTAATGCAAGAAATGTTCATTATTTTCAGTGTATGTTTTATTGCCACTCAATAATTCGTTGCCCGTTGTTGCGACATTGATTTGTGCgataacattttgttttagtttcttAACTGAAAACGCTTTTTGGCATTAACTGCTTTATTGCAACAGCTCCCTTATTATCAACACTGAATTATTCCCTCAAACCGAACACATGCTTCACAATGACAATAGCAAAGACAAAGCGTCCTTCACGTGCTTTATTTTAAGCCAGTAAGCAACGCGAACCAACCATTCCAATGCGATCTTCTAGCAGATACTGCACCCATTCTCGGCAGGAATTTGCTGCATTCGAAAGTCAAGAGCACACAACCAGGCTAACGCCCCTGCCAGGTAGACGTCACGTCACACGCGCATGCGTATCACAGATGACCAATAAATTAAGATTTGGCAGTGTTGCGCGCGTACTCCCACCCGGCCACGCACGGTTGCAATTGCATCGGGGAGTAACCGATCAGCCGTACGACTGCGCAGACGGTGCGTACAAGGCCTAACGGCGTCTGTGGGAGAGCATGTTGCACTTTGTCCAACGCACTATTTACCGACCGTTGGTTGTGGCCGTTGTGGCTGTTGTCGGTAAAAGTTCGAATGCCGGTCGAAATTGTCATTGATATTATTTTCCTTAAGTTGCATGTTGTAGCGCTTGTTAGGTTGTGTACGGTTTGCGGAGAAGGCAAGCGATAAATTCGCTGCAGacaggagaaagaaaaaacaaactagaAATAGCTCGGTGCAGATTTGTCCAGCGGGTAAAtgacttattttttttatttcaacttcCAACCCCTTCCTCACCCCAAAGCCGCTACCCCTCTTTATCGCGCAGTTGGATCAGGGTGTGCGCGGTTATGTTTATGGGAAAGATGGtttggtgctattttttgttttcttcttttacgcCCTC
This region of Anopheles marshallii chromosome 2, idAnoMarsDA_429_01, whole genome shotgun sequence genomic DNA includes:
- the LOC128709863 gene encoding larval cuticle protein A2B-like, whose translation is MAFKFAVFAAIVAVANAVAIGYPAPLGAYHAPLGAYPAVAKVAAPVVAKVADDYDPNPQYSYSYHIADALTGDNKEQQESRSGDVVTGSYSLVEPDGTRRVVEYTADPVNGFNAVVHREPLAVKAVAPVAKFAAPLAYPAVAKVAAPYAPYGGYPAYGKAILG
- the LOC128709861 gene encoding larval cuticle protein A2B-like; translation: MAFKIAVFAAIVAVASAVGIHPPSLGAYHAPLGAYHAPLGGYHAPLGAYHAPLGGYHAPLGGYHAPLGAYHAPLGAYPAVAKVAAPLADYDANPHYSYSYAVADAVTGDNKNQQESRTGDVVTGSYSLVEPDGTRRVVEYNADPVNGFNAVVHREPLAVKAVAPVAKIAAPLAYPAVAKVAAPYAPYGGYPAYGKAILG